One genomic region from Metallosphaera tengchongensis encodes:
- a CDS encoding hydrogenase, translating to MVDQLQQGIVIISFLLPVTALYIQGQAFPVPSIKGIGIQSSVVALLSTVLGIVYKQEDLLVLGGIIILTRSLLTPMVLLRVAKFRNWEREKIRGITSTFVLNTVFFFSASLVITFLVLSRVFPGVNVVEISVPFILFFQGMFLIASRKSTVAHILGYVELENALVALGIFLIPPPLLIDVTVFLDVLALVVISSIVIVEKREHEPMEELMG from the coding sequence ATGGTTGACCAGTTGCAGCAAGGGATAGTTATCATCTCCTTTCTGCTACCAGTAACAGCTTTATATATACAAGGTCAAGCGTTCCCTGTACCGTCCATCAAGGGTATAGGGATACAGTCCTCAGTGGTTGCTCTTCTCTCAACGGTCTTGGGTATAGTGTATAAACAGGAAGACCTACTCGTTCTAGGAGGGATCATCATTCTAACTAGGTCTTTACTGACACCCATGGTTCTTCTAAGGGTCGCTAAGTTTAGGAATTGGGAAAGGGAAAAGATAAGGGGGATTACTTCAACCTTTGTGCTTAACACAGTCTTCTTCTTTTCTGCCTCCCTAGTGATAACATTTCTGGTTCTATCTAGGGTGTTCCCTGGCGTCAACGTAGTGGAGATATCCGTACCTTTTATCCTGTTCTTCCAAGGGATGTTCCTTATTGCGTCTAGAAAATCCACAGTTGCCCACATTCTCGGATATGTTGAGCTAGAGAACGCCCTAGTAGCTTTGGGAATATTCCTGATCCCTCCTCCCTTGCTGATAGACGTTACGGTCTTTTTGGACGTCCTAGCGTTGGTCGTGATATCGTCCATCGTGATAGTGGAAAAGAGAGAGCATGAGCCTATGGAGGAACTGATGGGATAG
- a CDS encoding respiratory chain complex I subunit 1 family protein: MILATVVETLAQVLGTILLSPLYAGIMERLKATVEGRRGPSIFQPYYDITKLFKKEFLLPGNAGVLFIYGPYLVFSIYVIISFVIPVVYPRPVFLTPTVDFLGGALLFSLAAFIKVYEAMESSSNLVTLGVSRVLSFSYLGEATLFSVFIAVALITGTNNPYVTMEFVQSLGNYLLLPHISATVAFFMLWLFETGRLPLESSGLAEMGIIDDSLIYEYSGSRLSLLKWGSYMKSYLLGSVFLNVFMLPWGLLTGPLGAVLDLGIMFAKWIFLIVLTVVIETSLAKFRLFKVQDFLTVALVLSIISLILTVIDNG; the protein is encoded by the coding sequence ATGATCCTGGCTACAGTAGTGGAGACTCTAGCTCAAGTTCTAGGGACAATCCTTCTATCCCCTCTCTATGCTGGGATAATGGAGAGACTGAAGGCTACTGTGGAGGGAAGGAGAGGTCCAAGTATATTTCAACCCTACTACGACATAACTAAACTCTTCAAGAAGGAGTTCCTGCTACCAGGTAATGCAGGGGTATTGTTCATCTACGGTCCATACTTAGTGTTCTCTATTTATGTCATTATATCGTTCGTGATACCAGTAGTTTACCCTAGACCTGTGTTTCTAACACCTACAGTGGACTTCCTAGGGGGAGCATTACTTTTCTCTTTAGCTGCTTTCATAAAAGTTTACGAGGCTATGGAAAGCTCCAGTAACCTAGTTACCCTAGGCGTCAGCAGAGTCCTTTCCTTCTCCTACCTCGGGGAGGCAACCCTTTTCTCAGTGTTCATTGCAGTAGCGCTAATAACTGGTACCAACAACCCTTACGTTACCATGGAATTCGTGCAGTCCTTGGGAAATTACCTCCTTCTGCCCCACATATCAGCGACTGTAGCCTTTTTCATGCTATGGCTATTCGAAACGGGGAGGTTACCTCTCGAAAGCTCAGGATTGGCTGAGATGGGTATAATAGATGACTCGCTGATTTACGAGTACTCTGGGTCTAGACTGTCTCTCCTAAAATGGGGGAGTTACATGAAGTCTTATTTGTTGGGGTCAGTCTTCCTCAATGTATTTATGTTACCATGGGGTCTCCTTACCGGTCCATTGGGCGCCGTGTTGGATTTGGGTATAATGTTCGCAAAGTGGATATTCCTCATTGTCTTGACGGTCGTCATAGAGACTTCGCTAGCTAAGTTCAGACTGTTCAAAGTACAGGACTTTCTGACAGTGGCTTTGGTCCTCTCCATCATCTCGTTAATTCTCACGGTGATAGACAATGGTTGA
- a CDS encoding NADH-quinone oxidoreductase subunit B family protein, with protein MNWFLRGIKKGVVTEKRFPEVLWPSTLEWREKGEVKCPTGAISGGEWYPNKCVFCRHCETALSPTGKPLGFKVEKEEPTFKKSFYLYPIDVGTCGGCNVELRLISSPQYDMTRFGIFFTNTPRHADALVVMGVLSPRMEEVLRRAYDAMPEPKLIILLGVCALSGGVMGVPPDVRGDVLIPGCPPTPESILRALVKAKGGEGI; from the coding sequence TTGAACTGGTTCCTTAGAGGGATTAAGAAGGGAGTCGTCACAGAAAAGAGATTTCCGGAGGTGCTTTGGCCCTCTACCTTAGAGTGGAGGGAAAAAGGGGAAGTGAAATGTCCCACTGGTGCCATAAGTGGAGGAGAGTGGTATCCAAACAAATGCGTATTCTGCAGGCATTGCGAAACCGCGTTGTCTCCGACAGGTAAACCCTTAGGATTCAAGGTGGAGAAAGAGGAGCCAACCTTTAAGAAGTCCTTTTATCTGTATCCCATTGACGTTGGAACGTGTGGTGGATGTAACGTAGAGCTTAGGCTTATCTCTTCTCCCCAGTACGACATGACGAGGTTTGGGATATTCTTCACAAATACTCCTAGACACGCTGACGCTCTGGTTGTTATGGGAGTTCTGTCACCAAGAATGGAGGAAGTCCTGAGAAGGGCATATGATGCCATGCCAGAGCCAAAGCTCATAATTCTCCTCGGAGTGTGTGCGTTGAGTGGAGGAGTCATGGGGGTCCCACCCGATGTGCGCGGTGACGTCCTTATTCCTGGATGTCCTCCAACTCCTGAATCAATCCTCAGAGCTCTAGTAAAGGCCAAGGGAGGGGAAGGGATTTGA
- a CDS encoding proton-conducting transporter membrane subunit, whose product MNGLTEALLVIVPLLSNVFIWKVKYSSLASSVLTLTLSLISYFDLPVFTPTLYVTRFTWYFLVMVASVYFSSTVYSVIYERVDKLRERNYFYFMNMFSASMFFTLIVNNLGLMWVGLEATTISSVLLVTHEGTQEALEAGWRYVIIVSTGITFAFISLILLYFGLHTLQISSILYPHASPLFALASVIALMGFGTKAGLFPVNTWLPDAHSEAPPAVSAMFSGVLLPVAVYILHLIYVIAPLQSVYSWTATISVLVASLMMAGQRYYKRMFAYSTIENMGVAILGISTSSTMGIAILLVSHAFAKAGAFYASGAIMRTVGSKQINEYGLISSPMTSAGLLMSSLAVTGAPPFANFFGEFLILYNVLGSHMVAQFFVTLLSLALAFISVNYHVSRMIFKGNWKGQEGKSLSVLALMTALVPLTIGIYLLVGGLP is encoded by the coding sequence TTGAATGGTTTAACTGAAGCCCTGCTGGTAATAGTCCCGCTCTTAAGTAACGTATTTATTTGGAAAGTTAAGTACTCAAGTTTAGCCTCGTCAGTTTTGACCCTCACGCTTTCCTTGATCTCATACTTTGACCTACCAGTATTCACACCTACCCTTTACGTGACTAGGTTCACATGGTACTTCCTCGTTATGGTGGCTAGTGTTTACTTCTCCTCTACCGTATACTCCGTGATATACGAGAGAGTGGACAAGTTAAGGGAGAGGAACTATTTCTACTTCATGAACATGTTTTCTGCCTCCATGTTCTTTACACTTATCGTGAACAACTTAGGGCTCATGTGGGTTGGGTTGGAGGCAACCACCATCTCCTCAGTGTTGCTCGTCACTCATGAAGGGACGCAGGAGGCTCTAGAGGCGGGCTGGAGATATGTGATAATAGTGTCCACTGGAATAACCTTCGCCTTCATATCTTTGATCCTGCTTTATTTTGGACTCCACACCTTGCAGATCTCGTCTATTCTCTACCCCCACGCTTCTCCTCTTTTCGCCTTAGCGTCAGTTATTGCGCTAATGGGGTTTGGGACGAAAGCTGGGTTATTTCCAGTTAACACCTGGCTCCCTGACGCTCACAGCGAAGCTCCTCCAGCCGTAAGTGCAATGTTCTCTGGAGTCCTACTGCCTGTGGCAGTTTACATCCTTCACTTAATATACGTCATAGCACCCCTTCAATCAGTTTACAGTTGGACCGCAACCATTTCCGTCTTAGTTGCGTCACTAATGATGGCAGGTCAAAGGTATTACAAAAGAATGTTCGCCTACTCAACCATAGAGAACATGGGGGTAGCCATCCTGGGAATATCAACTTCGTCTACCATGGGAATTGCTATACTCCTAGTCTCTCACGCCTTCGCCAAGGCTGGCGCATTCTACGCTTCCGGCGCCATAATGAGAACCGTGGGCTCGAAGCAAATCAACGAGTATGGACTCATCTCCTCTCCTATGACCTCTGCCGGACTTCTTATGTCATCTCTCGCAGTCACCGGAGCCCCTCCCTTTGCAAATTTCTTTGGGGAATTCTTGATACTATACAACGTTCTTGGGAGCCATATGGTTGCTCAATTCTTCGTAACTTTGCTATCCTTGGCCCTAGCGTTTATCTCAGTTAACTATCACGTTTCTAGAATGATCTTCAAGGGTAATTGGAAAGGGCAAGAGGGTAAATCTCTAAGTGTCTTAGCTCTCATGACCGCTCTTGTACCCCTTACCATAGGAATATATCTGCTTGTTGGTGGTCTGCCTTGA
- a CDS encoding AbrB/MazE/SpoVT family DNA-binding domain-containing protein, with the protein MEVKVYKKGIVVLPLSVRERINIREGSRLEVEIVDNAIVLRPKSTLLEAFGVDDKETGKRLVKELEEDRRVEIEKESSY; encoded by the coding sequence ATGGAAGTGAAGGTATACAAGAAAGGAATAGTTGTGTTACCATTGAGCGTCAGGGAGAGGATCAACATAAGGGAGGGATCCAGGTTGGAGGTGGAAATAGTTGATAACGCCATAGTCCTCAGACCAAAGTCTACTCTACTTGAGGCTTTCGGTGTTGATGATAAGGAAACTGGGAAGAGGCTAGTTAAGGAATTGGAAGAAGATAGGAGAGTTGAAATTGAAAAAGAGAGTAGTTATTGA
- a CDS encoding type II toxin-antitoxin system VapC family toxin, with protein MKKRVVIDTGFFFIYFSGLNDRAKELMIEIYNGSSLAMTTDLNLTEFFYNYSKIKGAEASKVKTSLILGSPIKVVPTDKDLALRAGQLKVQSSFLSIVDCYVISLAEREGAKIYTTDSGIKKVYANTVLLLEDSEPR; from the coding sequence TTGAAAAAGAGAGTAGTTATTGACACTGGTTTCTTTTTCATCTATTTTTCTGGTTTAAACGATAGGGCAAAGGAGCTGATGATAGAAATCTATAACGGAAGTTCGTTGGCCATGACTACTGACCTCAACTTAACTGAATTTTTCTACAATTATTCAAAAATAAAAGGGGCAGAGGCCAGTAAGGTAAAGACTTCATTGATATTGGGTTCGCCCATCAAAGTAGTTCCAACCGATAAGGATTTGGCCTTGAGGGCTGGCCAACTAAAGGTTCAAAGCAGTTTCCTTTCCATTGTAGACTGCTATGTAATATCCTTAGCTGAAAGGGAGGGTGCAAAGATCTATACGACTGACTCCGGAATCAAGAAGGTGTACGCAAACACCGTTTTGTTGTTGGAGGATAGCGAGCCACGGTAA
- a CDS encoding 2-hydroxyacid dehydrogenase, whose translation MIISLEKLPEECGSILREFEVRDSDVEPYLQDAEVLMTWPSKAASFISKMPKLRVIQTFSAGVDDLPFQYLNGVTVLSNAGAYSTSVAEHAWALALSLAKGVNSKRRGSTYSVTGRVALIVGAGGIGSEIARIAMRGFSMKVIGISRSFRRPEFFDERLTPDQLPRVISNADFVFVSLPLNRYTRGILNYEVLKAMKEYTILVNVGRAETIVEEDIFRLLKERDDLRFGTDVFWRKEGKENFESPLWSLPNFAGTLHTAGASASGETLRQAMISACKNLATYLREGKSDNLVKLEDYL comes from the coding sequence ATGATAATCTCATTAGAGAAACTTCCTGAGGAATGTGGTTCTATACTTAGAGAGTTCGAGGTTAGGGACTCTGATGTGGAGCCTTACCTTCAAGATGCCGAAGTTCTCATGACGTGGCCTAGTAAGGCAGCGAGCTTTATCTCAAAAATGCCTAAACTAAGGGTGATCCAGACCTTCTCTGCTGGTGTCGATGACCTTCCCTTCCAGTACCTCAATGGTGTAACTGTACTATCCAACGCAGGCGCGTACTCAACTTCAGTGGCTGAACATGCGTGGGCTCTAGCCCTCTCCTTGGCAAAGGGGGTCAATTCCAAGAGGAGGGGCTCGACTTACTCTGTGACAGGTAGAGTAGCCTTGATCGTAGGTGCTGGGGGTATAGGGTCGGAGATTGCTAGGATTGCGATGCGGGGTTTTTCCATGAAGGTAATAGGTATCTCCAGGTCATTCAGGAGACCGGAGTTCTTCGACGAGAGGTTGACTCCAGACCAACTGCCAAGAGTCATATCGAATGCAGATTTCGTCTTTGTCTCTCTTCCATTAAACAGATATACGAGGGGTATCTTGAACTATGAGGTTCTAAAGGCCATGAAGGAGTATACCATACTGGTGAATGTAGGTAGAGCTGAGACCATAGTGGAGGAGGACATCTTTAGGCTCCTCAAAGAGAGGGACGACCTTAGGTTCGGTACTGACGTATTTTGGAGAAAGGAAGGTAAGGAGAACTTCGAAAGTCCTCTTTGGTCACTACCGAACTTCGCCGGAACACTTCACACTGCAGGAGCTTCAGCTAGTGGGGAGACATTAAGGCAAGCTATGATAAGCGCGTGCAAAAACCTAGCTACGTACTTGAGGGAGGGAAAATCGGATAACTTGGTAAAGTTGGAGGACTACCTTTGA
- a CDS encoding MFS transporter: MQYKWVALSNTTLGVLMATINGTITIISLPAIFRGIGINPLAPTSFQYLLWILLGYNVVTASLLLSFGRLSDIYGRVRLYNLGFVIFTVGSILLSMTFGTGDVAALQLVLFRIIQGIGGAFLMANSAAILTDVFPLNERGRALGINQVAALAGSLIGLILGGILSVIDWRYVFLVNVPVGVFGTLWSYLKLKETSQRVGEGIDLVGNVVYALGLTLVLIGVTYALMPYGNSETGWGNPSVLASLISGLALLASFPYIETKVRYPMFRMELFKIRLFTAANFAGFLRSVGYGGLMIMIVIFLQGIWLPLHGYSFSSTPFWAGIYTIPLMLGFVSAGPVSGWLSDKFGSRGLATAGMLIVGAGFLALSTLPYDFSYPVFGSIIFMIGVGNGMFASPNTSSIMSSVPAKHRGAASGMRSTLQNTGQTVSIAIFFTIVILSLSSSLGPSISNALVQAGAPQLASYVSRVPVTGALFAAFLGYDPVKTILTSLPPSVVSQIPSSVIQLIEQRTWFPQAIAPSFMSAMREAFYFGALLSFIAAVTSAMRGKTKILEEVVQYDAEKKRN; the protein is encoded by the coding sequence ATGCAATACAAATGGGTAGCACTCAGTAACACGACCCTAGGAGTTCTAATGGCTACAATTAACGGTACCATCACCATAATTTCCTTGCCTGCAATATTTAGAGGAATTGGGATCAACCCATTAGCCCCTACTTCCTTCCAGTACCTCCTTTGGATACTTCTAGGTTACAATGTGGTGACAGCTTCCCTCCTACTATCCTTCGGCAGGCTCTCAGACATATACGGTAGGGTTAGGTTATACAACCTTGGCTTTGTTATCTTTACGGTTGGTTCTATACTTCTCTCCATGACCTTCGGAACAGGGGACGTAGCAGCCCTCCAATTGGTGTTGTTCAGGATAATCCAGGGGATAGGGGGAGCTTTCCTTATGGCTAACAGTGCAGCAATACTAACTGACGTGTTCCCCTTAAACGAGAGGGGGAGGGCACTCGGAATAAACCAGGTAGCAGCCCTGGCAGGATCTTTAATAGGGTTGATCCTAGGGGGCATCCTCTCAGTCATAGACTGGAGGTACGTCTTTCTGGTTAACGTGCCAGTGGGTGTGTTCGGAACGCTTTGGAGTTACCTTAAGTTGAAGGAGACCAGTCAGAGAGTCGGCGAAGGAATAGACCTGGTAGGCAACGTGGTCTACGCGTTGGGTTTAACCCTAGTGTTGATAGGAGTGACTTACGCCCTTATGCCCTACGGAAACTCGGAGACCGGGTGGGGTAACCCCTCAGTCCTAGCCTCCCTAATTTCTGGGTTAGCACTTTTGGCTTCTTTCCCATACATCGAGACCAAGGTCAGGTACCCCATGTTTAGGATGGAGCTCTTTAAGATAAGGCTGTTCACTGCGGCTAACTTTGCCGGTTTCCTCAGATCCGTAGGCTACGGTGGACTCATGATCATGATAGTTATCTTTCTCCAGGGTATATGGCTACCTCTCCACGGTTATTCCTTCTCCTCCACTCCATTCTGGGCTGGGATATACACTATACCCCTTATGCTGGGCTTTGTGTCTGCAGGTCCAGTAAGCGGATGGCTATCGGACAAGTTCGGCTCTAGGGGGTTAGCCACGGCCGGGATGCTGATCGTTGGAGCGGGGTTTTTAGCGCTTTCTACCTTACCCTATGACTTCAGTTACCCTGTCTTCGGTTCAATTATCTTTATGATAGGGGTCGGGAACGGAATGTTTGCGTCCCCTAACACCTCATCGATAATGAGTAGCGTTCCTGCGAAGCACAGGGGGGCTGCGTCAGGGATGAGGTCCACCCTCCAGAACACCGGACAGACGGTCAGCATAGCCATCTTTTTTACCATTGTTATTCTATCATTGAGCAGCTCGTTGGGACCTTCCATTTCTAACGCCTTAGTGCAGGCAGGAGCGCCACAACTGGCGTCCTATGTGTCAAGGGTTCCTGTTACAGGTGCGTTATTCGCCGCTTTCCTGGGGTACGATCCAGTTAAAACCATCCTGACGTCCCTTCCACCCTCTGTGGTCTCCCAAATACCCTCATCTGTAATCCAATTGATAGAGCAGAGGACCTGGTTCCCTCAGGCGATTGCACCTAGCTTCATGTCAGCAATGAGGGAGGCCTTCTACTTCGGGGCCTTGCTATCCTTCATAGCAGCAGTGACTTCCGCCATGAGGGGCAAAACTAAAATATTGGAGGAGGTTGTTCAATATGATGCAGAGAAAAAGAGAAATTGA
- a CDS encoding MarR family winged helix-turn-helix transcriptional regulator, which yields MMQRKREIEVLIRISRIYRAMKREFNRRLESHGMTYVDFLILMSVKESPKSMVYLARDVLMTQAGVTAAVDRLEERGFVRRERDRQDRRIINITITEEGVKATEEAIKIYEEMAEELLRDMSQEEKTKLIDLLDVLYEKINKEEKAVE from the coding sequence ATGATGCAGAGAAAAAGAGAAATTGAGGTCTTAATTAGGATCTCCAGAATCTACAGGGCCATGAAGAGGGAGTTCAACAGGAGGCTAGAGTCCCACGGCATGACGTACGTTGACTTTCTCATACTCATGAGCGTAAAGGAGTCCCCTAAGTCCATGGTGTATCTTGCCCGTGACGTCCTAATGACGCAGGCAGGGGTCACTGCAGCGGTCGATAGGCTAGAGGAGAGGGGGTTCGTTAGGAGGGAAAGGGACAGGCAGGACAGAAGGATAATAAATATAACCATCACAGAGGAGGGAGTGAAGGCCACGGAGGAGGCCATTAAAATCTACGAGGAGATGGCTGAGGAGCTTCTTAGGGACATGAGCCAAGAGGAGAAGACTAAACTCATAGACCTCTTAGACGTCCTTTACGAGAAGATAAACAAGGAGGAAAAAGCAGTGGAGTGA
- a CDS encoding hydantoinase B/oxoprolinase family protein — MTRWEILNKATVFIAEEMGIALKRSAFSPNIRERMDHSCALVNRDGEIVAQAEHIPVHLGSFRIGVRNVLNYLDKEGVELEQGDSVIFNDPYISGTHLNDVGLLSPIFRGRLIGYVVNKAHHVDVGGPLPGSLNPNASTLYEEGVIIPPLKFVKRGELNRDVLDLIEENFKVPHYSLGDLKAQVASNRLGIARVQELLEKYGAERVEEGWKRGIEHSDIITKKEIGRWTKGAFEAEDYLEWEDFLKIRVTVEVGEKVKADFHGTSQQIKGPLNAVLGVTYSSVTFAVRTLIGDVETNEGFYRNVEVSAPVGSLVNPKRPSAVGAGNVETSQRIADVVFLALSKVLPERVPAASSGTMMNVMMGGEVDGKLWSYYETVGGGNGGRPNGKGEDAVQVNMTNTMNTPIEVAERQFPLLFTSYKIREGSGGMGKYRGGDGIVRGFRVLHETKLSVIADRFKVGPWGLNGGERGKPARVTVSGEEMPSKFSITLRPGEEVVLETPGGGGYGKAETS, encoded by the coding sequence GTGACGCGATGGGAGATATTGAACAAGGCCACGGTATTCATAGCGGAGGAAATGGGGATAGCATTGAAGAGAAGCGCATTCTCCCCTAACATTAGGGAGAGAATGGACCACAGTTGCGCTTTAGTCAACCGGGATGGGGAAATTGTGGCCCAGGCAGAGCACATACCGGTGCACCTTGGCTCCTTTAGGATTGGAGTTAGGAACGTCCTGAACTACTTGGACAAAGAGGGGGTGGAGTTGGAGCAGGGTGACTCAGTGATTTTCAACGACCCCTACATTTCAGGGACACATCTCAACGACGTAGGGTTGCTTTCCCCAATCTTCAGAGGGAGATTGATAGGATACGTGGTGAATAAGGCACACCACGTAGATGTTGGAGGTCCGCTTCCAGGCAGTTTAAACCCCAATGCCTCAACTCTGTACGAGGAGGGCGTGATAATACCCCCCTTAAAGTTCGTGAAAAGAGGGGAGTTAAATAGGGACGTCCTGGATCTCATCGAGGAAAACTTTAAGGTACCTCATTACTCATTAGGAGACCTCAAAGCTCAGGTTGCGTCCAACAGACTGGGGATTGCTAGGGTACAAGAGTTATTGGAGAAATATGGGGCGGAAAGGGTAGAAGAGGGATGGAAGAGAGGGATAGAACATTCAGATATCATTACAAAAAAGGAGATAGGGAGATGGACTAAGGGTGCCTTCGAAGCTGAGGACTACCTAGAGTGGGAGGACTTCCTTAAAATTAGAGTTACTGTGGAGGTAGGCGAGAAGGTTAAGGCTGACTTCCATGGTACTTCCCAACAGATTAAGGGCCCTCTTAACGCTGTCCTCGGGGTTACTTATTCCTCAGTGACTTTCGCTGTCAGGACCTTAATCGGTGACGTTGAGACAAACGAAGGTTTTTACAGAAATGTCGAGGTGTCAGCCCCTGTGGGCTCCCTTGTAAACCCAAAGAGACCGTCTGCAGTCGGGGCAGGAAACGTGGAGACCTCTCAGAGGATAGCTGATGTGGTCTTCCTGGCTTTATCAAAGGTATTGCCAGAGAGGGTTCCGGCGGCTTCCAGTGGTACTATGATGAACGTAATGATGGGAGGAGAAGTGGACGGAAAGTTATGGTCGTATTATGAGACGGTGGGAGGAGGTAATGGGGGAAGACCCAACGGAAAAGGGGAGGATGCTGTACAGGTTAACATGACCAACACCATGAACACTCCCATAGAGGTCGCAGAGAGGCAATTTCCCTTACTCTTCACCAGTTACAAGATAAGGGAGGGGAGTGGAGGGATGGGAAAGTACAGAGGAGGTGATGGTATAGTGAGGGGATTTAGGGTACTCCATGAGACAAAGCTCTCCGTAATTGCTGACAGGTTCAAGGTAGGTCCCTGGGGACTTAACGGCGGTGAAAGGGGTAAACCGGCTAGGGTGACTGTGTCAGGAGAGGAAATGCCCAGTAAGTTCTCAATAACCCTAAGGCCTGGAGAGGAGGTCGTGTTGGAGACTCCAGGGGGTGGAGGTTACGGTAAGGCTGAGACCTCATAA